A genomic window from Cloacibacillus evryensis DSM 19522 includes:
- a CDS encoding aminotransferase class IV, with the protein MALCYYNEKFSPVAECALPLTDMAIQRGVGAFESIRIYDGTPFAMKQHLDRLAGSAAGSGIMAGQIIEKLPGLIRDGLALPENVKFDGLVKPYITGGDVNNKGSFPDPRFFIIFDEVHKPTEEEKKKGIVLEPNHVARPFPLIKSTNYLFGLIPLSKAQKVNFETLYITPEGEITEAMSSNFFLCKEGKIITAPVGKVLKGVTRDIIITLARENGFTVEERCPLEKELAEADEAFITGTVKEILPVVRVGAQQIGGGRPGPVAQNLQHIFLKNQHRWMD; encoded by the coding sequence TTGGCTCTTTGCTACTACAACGAAAAATTCTCCCCCGTCGCGGAGTGCGCGCTGCCCCTGACAGATATGGCGATCCAGCGCGGCGTGGGCGCCTTTGAATCGATCAGGATATACGACGGGACGCCGTTCGCCATGAAGCAACATCTTGACAGGCTCGCGGGAAGCGCGGCCGGCTCCGGGATCATGGCGGGGCAGATCATCGAAAAACTCCCCGGGCTCATCCGCGACGGGCTCGCGCTGCCGGAAAACGTAAAATTCGACGGCCTTGTGAAGCCATACATCACAGGCGGGGACGTGAACAATAAGGGCAGCTTCCCCGACCCGCGCTTTTTCATCATCTTCGACGAGGTACACAAGCCGACCGAAGAGGAAAAGAAGAAGGGCATCGTGCTCGAGCCAAATCATGTCGCGCGTCCGTTCCCGCTCATCAAGAGCACCAATTACCTGTTTGGCCTCATCCCGCTCTCAAAGGCCCAAAAGGTAAACTTTGAAACGCTTTACATCACCCCCGAGGGTGAGATCACCGAAGCCATGAGCAGCAACTTCTTCCTCTGCAAAGAGGGAAAGATCATCACCGCCCCCGTCGGCAAGGTCCTCAAGGGCGTGACGCGCGACATCATCATCACGCTCGCGAGGGAAAACGGCTTTACGGTCGAGGAACGCTGCCCGCTGGAGAAGGAACTCGCGGAGGCTGACGAGGCATTCATCACCGGCACAGTCAAGGAGATACTCCCCGTCGTGCGCGTGGGCGCGCAGCAGATCGGCGGCGGCCGCCCCGGTCCCGTCGCGCAGAACCTTCAGCATATCTTCCTGAAGAACCAGCACCGCTGGATGGACTGA